One stretch of Roseimicrobium sp. ORNL1 DNA includes these proteins:
- a CDS encoding LamG domain-containing protein — protein sequence MHILIRPGHFILASVLFATASFAAPADKAPKLPKVPSKPIAVKKELLFSDDFQGATPDSKWHKVVPTFAVENGVLKGTQTRDKTIPAADGKPEVTAHAAVHGLELPTKDSVVEAKIRFDGATMIDVEFDDRKYTGAHYGHLCRAQVRLNGVTIIDERDGGMKNEIRAMRNDPSKKEELGKALAGRQVTYPAKYETGKWYNLVVETVGDEMRVTIDGEPVAYLKSSGIAHETKSKIELGVAGKDGCFDDIKVYNAEPVKKK from the coding sequence ATGCATATCCTCATTCGCCCCGGCCACTTCATCCTCGCCTCTGTTCTGTTCGCTACCGCCTCCTTCGCCGCTCCCGCGGACAAGGCTCCCAAGCTCCCGAAGGTACCCTCCAAACCCATCGCGGTGAAAAAGGAACTCCTGTTCTCCGATGACTTCCAGGGCGCGACTCCGGACAGCAAGTGGCACAAGGTGGTGCCCACTTTCGCCGTGGAGAATGGCGTGCTGAAGGGCACCCAGACGCGCGACAAGACCATCCCCGCAGCGGATGGCAAGCCTGAGGTGACGGCACACGCCGCTGTGCATGGTCTCGAACTTCCCACGAAGGACAGCGTGGTGGAGGCGAAGATTCGCTTCGACGGCGCCACGATGATCGACGTGGAATTCGACGACCGCAAATACACCGGCGCTCACTACGGCCACCTCTGCCGCGCCCAGGTGCGTCTCAATGGTGTGACCATCATCGACGAGCGTGATGGCGGCATGAAAAATGAGATCCGCGCCATGCGCAATGATCCCAGCAAAAAGGAAGAGCTGGGCAAGGCACTGGCAGGCCGCCAGGTGACGTACCCCGCGAAGTACGAAACCGGCAAGTGGTACAATCTCGTGGTGGAAACCGTGGGTGATGAGATGCGTGTCACCATCGATGGCGAACCCGTGGCCTACCTGAAGTCCTCCGGCATCGCGCACGAAACCAAGTCCAAGATTGAACTCGGTGTGGCCGGAAAAGATGGCTGTTTCGACGACATCAAGGTGTACAACGCGGAGCCGGTGAAGAAGAAGTAA